From the genome of Mycobacterium dioxanotrophicus, one region includes:
- a CDS encoding PucR family transcriptional regulator, with protein MNTPDPAGASSSQTLTLRELLDDEVLAGAELIAGGAGLDRAISAVNVMTVPDIGKWVRQDEFLLATGYPLPRADADQGQLLTDLHRLGLAGIGIKLDRYMPELGQEMIDVAERLGLPLVVIPERIRFDDILSRAFAIIVNRQASALAKAQEIHHSFLAITLSGGGLNELAGSLSGLLGDASVVITDPQGTVLGLAGDEAPLIDLNFMKAESADLLRLGITGLHTDKRTGRRWASREIRAGRLHHGFVVAVEAERPFGEFSLVAVGQAAIVAALEVTRDLAVGAVERRFSSNALFELISGSEFEAAEYASLGSGFGWDLERDIVVLVGRREGTADDTHDTRRRSRLADDRAIEFWASAVRSRDRLAAAAGLGSELVAVVGADQDVLAVARAVQDEVAHFTHAQYAIGVSRNYPGPAGVSTAYQEARTALRLGPRVSGSGAVTAYGDLGLFRLLAQVSDEDLRAFAEEKLGPVLRMSEPERSEMFQTLETLIEHNMNMAEAARHLHYHYNTLRYRLAKLERLLGPFSTSTPVAIQIGVALQINEMQKILATRPT; from the coding sequence ATGAACACGCCAGATCCGGCGGGTGCCAGTTCGAGCCAAACTCTCACTCTCCGAGAGTTACTCGACGATGAGGTGCTGGCCGGCGCTGAGTTGATCGCGGGCGGTGCCGGGTTGGACCGGGCCATCAGCGCCGTGAACGTGATGACGGTTCCCGATATCGGCAAATGGGTTCGGCAGGACGAGTTTCTGCTCGCCACCGGGTACCCGTTGCCCCGTGCCGACGCCGATCAAGGGCAGTTGCTGACGGACCTGCACCGGCTGGGCCTGGCGGGGATCGGCATCAAACTCGACCGGTACATGCCCGAGCTCGGGCAGGAGATGATCGACGTCGCCGAACGTCTCGGGCTGCCGCTGGTCGTCATACCCGAACGTATCCGCTTCGACGACATCCTCAGCAGGGCGTTCGCCATCATCGTCAATCGCCAGGCGTCGGCGTTGGCCAAGGCCCAGGAGATTCATCACTCGTTTCTCGCGATCACGTTGTCCGGTGGCGGGCTCAACGAACTGGCGGGCAGCCTCTCGGGTCTGCTCGGAGACGCCAGCGTCGTGATCACCGATCCGCAGGGCACCGTGCTCGGGCTTGCCGGCGACGAAGCTCCGCTGATCGACCTGAATTTCATGAAGGCGGAGTCCGCGGACTTGTTGCGGCTGGGCATCACGGGCCTGCACACCGACAAACGCACCGGCAGGCGGTGGGCGTCCCGGGAGATCCGGGCGGGTCGCCTGCACCACGGTTTCGTCGTCGCGGTCGAAGCCGAAAGGCCCTTCGGCGAATTCAGTCTTGTCGCCGTCGGCCAAGCGGCAATCGTTGCGGCACTGGAGGTTACCCGGGACCTCGCAGTGGGTGCCGTGGAACGCCGGTTCTCCTCCAATGCTCTGTTCGAGCTGATTTCGGGTAGTGAGTTCGAAGCCGCCGAATACGCATCGTTGGGTTCGGGATTCGGGTGGGACCTGGAGCGCGACATCGTCGTGCTGGTCGGCCGCCGGGAGGGCACCGCCGACGACACCCACGACACCCGGCGGCGGTCTCGACTGGCCGATGACCGCGCCATCGAATTCTGGGCGTCCGCGGTCCGCAGCAGGGACCGATTGGCAGCCGCAGCCGGCCTGGGTTCCGAACTGGTCGCGGTCGTCGGAGCCGACCAGGATGTTCTCGCCGTCGCCCGCGCGGTGCAGGACGAGGTGGCGCACTTCACGCACGCTCAATACGCCATCGGAGTAAGCCGCAATTACCCTGGGCCGGCGGGAGTTTCAACGGCCTATCAGGAGGCCCGCACCGCGCTGCGACTCGGGCCGCGGGTGTCCGGCAGCGGCGCGGTAACCGCCTATGGCGACTTGGGTCTGTTTCGGTTGCTCGCGCAGGTCAGTGACGAGGACCTGCGGGCCTTCGCCGAGGAGAAACTCGGGCCGGTGCTGCGTATGAGCGAGCCCGAACGGTCGGAGATGTTCCAGACGTTGGAGACACTGATCGAACACAACATGAACATGGCCGAGGCGGCACGGCATCTGCACTACCACTACAACACGCTGCGGTACCGCCTCGCCAAA
- the npdG gene encoding NADPH-dependent F420 reductase, translating to MSILGGTGSLGFGLALRLGEAGYAVCVGSRDAHRADHAAAQARELVDDGTFVGCLNGEAVTRADQLVIIAVPFASHVATLKSVAPHWRAGQVLLDTTVPLATAIGGRPTHLVEPWHGSAAQQARSAIGDEIGLASGLHTISAAALRDLTHPLDQDTLICGDSRAKVAVTAALERVRGLRVVDAGSLEMSRLLEGLTPVLIGINIRHKTHAGIQVTHLQARAEQRAALA from the coding sequence GTGTCCATCCTGGGAGGTACGGGCAGTTTGGGCTTCGGCCTTGCCCTACGACTCGGCGAAGCGGGATACGCCGTCTGCGTCGGCTCGCGCGACGCGCACCGGGCCGACCACGCCGCGGCGCAGGCTCGTGAACTCGTCGACGACGGCACCTTCGTCGGCTGCCTCAACGGCGAAGCCGTCACCCGGGCAGATCAACTGGTGATCATCGCCGTCCCCTTCGCGAGTCACGTCGCGACATTGAAGAGTGTCGCCCCACACTGGCGAGCAGGTCAGGTACTGCTCGACACCACCGTTCCGCTAGCCACCGCGATCGGTGGGCGCCCCACACATCTGGTCGAGCCGTGGCACGGATCGGCTGCGCAGCAAGCACGTTCGGCGATCGGCGACGAGATCGGCCTCGCCTCCGGGCTGCACACCATCAGTGCGGCGGCCCTGCGCGACCTCACGCATCCGCTCGATCAGGACACTCTGATCTGCGGCGACTCCCGCGCCAAGGTCGCGGTGACCGCGGCGCTGGAACGCGTCCGGGGTCTGCGGGTCGTCGACGCGGGATCACTTGAGATGAGCCGACTTCTCGAAGGGCTCACCCCGGTACTGATCGGGATCAACATCCGGCACAAGACTCATGCCGGTATTCAGGTCACGCACCTGCAGGCGCGGGCAGAACAGCGGGCGGCCCTGGCGTGA
- a CDS encoding GntR family transcriptional regulator, whose amino-acid sequence MPAHDQTDVRQTLSHRIRDTLVRQIVSGELEPGERLVETRVAATFGTSQAPVREALRELETFGLVEIKPRRGTFVRSFIRETLRESYVLRAALEETATRLVLMAGNVPFDQLKDDVKRMHDAARENDTEAVGMESVTFHRHILEAAGNDLIKRSWENLHIEARTSVTIMARTPDLAGIARDHEALLDSLSAGDVEAACALARQHQWDYAELPDSTPSD is encoded by the coding sequence ATGCCCGCGCACGACCAGACGGATGTTCGCCAGACGCTCAGTCACCGGATCCGCGACACCCTGGTACGCCAAATCGTGTCAGGTGAACTGGAGCCCGGTGAGCGGCTGGTGGAGACCAGGGTTGCGGCGACGTTCGGTACCAGCCAGGCCCCGGTCCGGGAAGCGTTGCGCGAGCTGGAGACGTTCGGGCTTGTCGAGATCAAACCGAGGCGTGGAACCTTCGTGCGCTCGTTCATTCGCGAGACTTTGCGCGAAAGCTACGTTCTTCGTGCCGCGCTTGAGGAGACCGCCACTCGGCTTGTGCTCATGGCGGGCAACGTTCCTTTCGATCAGCTGAAGGATGACGTCAAGAGAATGCATGATGCCGCACGGGAGAACGACACCGAAGCGGTCGGCATGGAAAGCGTGACATTCCATCGACATATTCTCGAAGCCGCAGGCAACGACCTCATCAAACGCTCGTGGGAGAACCTGCACATCGAGGCCCGGACTTCAGTGACCATCATGGCCCGCACGCCGGATCTCGCCGGGATAGCCCGTGACCACGAGGCACTCCTGGATTCCCTGTCTGCCGGTGACGTGGAGGCTGCTTGCGCGCTCGCGCGGCAGCATCAGTGGGATTACGCCGAACTCCCGGACAGCACGCCTTCCGATTGA
- a CDS encoding PDR/VanB family oxidoreductase, with protein sequence MRREAEGVLVLELRAMDGSSLPTWTPGAHIDVELAAGIVRQYSLCGAADDTDTWRIAVLREPASRGGSKFVHDRIEPGDLVSVRGPRNNFTLVDADRYLFVAGGIGITPILPMVRQVARSDKPWTLVYGGRTVRSMAFIDELRDIPAGDVRVIPEDEYGLLDLDYFLGTPRSDTAVYCCGPGSLIDAVETRCATWQPGALHLERFSPKAPPDVTDDDGFDVQLARSGKRLRVPGGQTLLEVLEAAGYEIDNSCRAGICGTCELAVADGVPEHHDDVLSDAERESNRVILPCVSRSKSAVLVIDL encoded by the coding sequence GTGCGACGAGAAGCAGAAGGCGTTCTGGTCCTCGAACTACGAGCAATGGACGGGTCGTCACTTCCGACGTGGACTCCCGGAGCGCACATCGACGTTGAGTTGGCAGCAGGAATCGTCCGCCAGTACTCGTTGTGCGGCGCCGCTGACGACACTGACACCTGGCGGATCGCCGTCCTACGGGAGCCCGCGAGTCGCGGTGGATCGAAGTTCGTCCACGACAGAATCGAACCCGGAGACCTCGTGTCCGTCCGAGGGCCCCGCAACAACTTCACGCTGGTCGATGCGGATCGATACCTGTTCGTGGCGGGGGGAATCGGCATCACGCCCATCCTGCCGATGGTTCGACAGGTCGCGCGCAGTGACAAGCCGTGGACGCTTGTCTACGGCGGCCGAACAGTCAGGTCCATGGCATTCATCGACGAGCTGAGGGACATACCTGCCGGCGATGTGCGCGTGATCCCTGAAGATGAATATGGCCTACTCGATCTCGACTATTTCCTGGGCACGCCTCGATCGGACACTGCCGTCTATTGTTGTGGTCCGGGCTCCCTGATCGACGCAGTCGAAACCCGCTGCGCCACATGGCAGCCTGGCGCGCTACATCTGGAACGCTTCTCGCCGAAGGCGCCGCCGGACGTAACCGACGATGACGGGTTCGATGTGCAACTCGCCCGGTCGGGGAAGCGTCTGCGGGTGCCCGGAGGTCAGACGCTTCTGGAGGTACTCGAAGCAGCCGGCTACGAGATCGACAACTCCTGCCGCGCAGGCATATGTGGCACGTGCGAGTTGGCCGTTGCCGACGGCGTCCCAGAACACCACGACGACGTTCTCAGCGACGCCGAGCGGGAATCGAATCGAGTCATACTGCCGTGTGTTTCCCGGTCGAAGAGTGCCGTGCTGGTCATCGACCTCTGA